Proteins from a single region of Nerophis ophidion isolate RoL-2023_Sa linkage group LG10, RoL_Noph_v1.0, whole genome shotgun sequence:
- the pthlha gene encoding parathyroid hormone-like hormone a: MLCSSGVLHRFFLALVLLCSPVPHDGRPVDGLSSRMRRSVTHAQLMHDKGRTLQDFKRRMWLQELLDEVHTAAIRDLPPRPPFGGVGLPGSDPSAPGGTPHSKPPGGSKNLPAGLGPEEELGANLPQETYKDGGLKAPGKRKKKGRLGKRREGEKRKRRARSLTWPEDEAGSGLHLAWRSILLQL; the protein is encoded by the exons ATGTTGTGCTCCAGCGGAGTTCTCCACAGGTTCTTCCTGGCTCTCGTCCTGCTCTGCTCGCCGGTGCCGCACGATGGCCGACCCGTGGATGGCCTCAGCAGCAGAAT GCGGCGCTCGGTGACGCACGCTCAGCTCATGCACGACAAAGGCCGCACGCTGCAGGACTTCAAGCGTCGCATGTGGCTGCAGGAACTTTTGGACGAGGTCCACACGGCCGCGATACGAGACCTCCCACCCAGGCCCCCTTTCGGCGGAGTCGGGCTCCCGGGGTCGGATCCCAGCGCCCCCGGCGGCACGCCGCACTCCAAACCCCCCGGGGGTAGCAAGAACCTGCCCGCGGGTTTGGGCCCGGAGGAAGAGTTGGGCGCCAACCTGCCGCAGGAGACGTACAAAGATGGCGGCCTCAAGGCGCCTGGCAAGAGGAAGAAGAAAGGAAGGTTAGGGAAGAGGCGGGAAGGAGAGAAGAGGAAGCGGAGGGCGCGCTCGTTAACTTGGCCTGAGGACGAAGCAGGAAGTGGTCTCCACCTGGCGTGGCGGTCTATCCTCCTGCAGCTTTGA